One genomic segment of Streptomyces sp. RKND-216 includes these proteins:
- the secA gene encoding preprotein translocase subunit SecA, whose product MSVFGKLMRAGEGKILRKLDRIARQVNSIEEDFVDLSDAELRALTDEYKERYAEGESLDDLMPEAFATVREAAKRVLGQRHYDVQLQGGAALHLGYVAEMKTGEGKTLVGTLPAYLNAISGEGVHIITVNDYLAQRDSEWMGRVHQFLGLSVGCILANMTPAQRREQYGCDITYGTNNEFGFDYLRDNMAWSKDELVQRGHNFAIVDEVDSILIDEARTPLIISGPADQATKWYGDFAKLVKRLEKGEPGDPRLGKAETGDYEVDEKKRTVGIHESGVAKVEDWLGIDNLYESVNTPLVGYLNNAIKAKELYKKDKDYVVMDGEVMIVDEHTGRILAGRRYNEGMHQAIEAKEQVDIKDENQTLATITLQNFFRLYDKLSGMTGTAMTEAAEFHQIYKLGVVPIPTHRPLARADQADLIYRTEVAKFDAVVDDIAEKYEKGQPVLVGTTSVEKSEYLSKQLNKRGVRHEVLNAKQHDREAVIVAQAGRRGAVTVATNMAGRGTDIKLGGNPDEIAEDELRAKGLDPVEHSEEWSAALPAALERAEKAVETEFEEVKELGGLYVLGTERHESRRIDNQLRGRSGRQGDPGESRFYLSLGDDLMRLFKAQMVERVMAMANVPDDVPIENKMVTRAIASAQSQVEQQNFEIRKNVLKYDEVLNRQREVIYGERRRVLEGEDLHEQVRHFMDDTIEAYVEAETSEGFAEEWDLDRLWGAFKQLYPVQVTVDELEEAAGDLAGVTSDFLIESIKDDIHEQYDAREKELGSEIMRELERRVVLSVLDRKWREHLYEMDYLQEGIGLRAMAQKDPLVEYQREGFDMFQAMMEGIKEESVGYLFNLEVQVERQVEEVPVAERGAAEDRGKKDAVPAGAAPAPAIRAKGLDAPQRPDRLHFSAPTAEGGVVEGEMPTGDGPVRSPADGMTRAERRKAQKGGRRRKK is encoded by the coding sequence GTGTCCGTCTTCGGCAAGCTCATGCGCGCAGGTGAAGGAAAGATCCTGCGCAAGCTGGACCGCATCGCGCGGCAGGTGAATTCCATTGAAGAGGACTTCGTCGATCTCTCCGACGCCGAGTTGCGGGCTCTGACCGACGAGTACAAGGAGCGGTACGCGGAGGGCGAGAGCCTCGACGACCTGATGCCGGAGGCCTTCGCCACCGTCCGGGAGGCGGCCAAGCGCGTCCTCGGCCAGCGGCACTACGACGTGCAGCTCCAGGGCGGCGCCGCACTGCACCTCGGGTACGTCGCGGAGATGAAAACTGGTGAGGGCAAGACCCTGGTCGGCACCCTGCCCGCGTACCTCAACGCGATCTCCGGCGAGGGCGTCCACATCATCACCGTCAACGACTACCTCGCCCAGCGCGACTCGGAGTGGATGGGCCGCGTCCACCAGTTCCTGGGCCTGAGCGTGGGCTGCATCCTGGCGAACATGACGCCGGCGCAGCGCCGCGAGCAGTACGGGTGCGACATCACCTACGGCACCAACAACGAGTTCGGCTTCGACTACCTGCGCGACAACATGGCGTGGTCGAAGGACGAGCTGGTCCAGCGCGGACACAACTTCGCGATCGTCGACGAGGTGGACTCCATCCTCATCGACGAGGCCCGCACCCCGCTGATCATCTCCGGCCCCGCGGACCAGGCCACCAAGTGGTACGGCGACTTCGCCAAGCTGGTGAAGCGCCTGGAGAAGGGCGAGCCGGGCGACCCGCGGCTGGGCAAGGCCGAGACCGGCGACTACGAGGTCGACGAGAAGAAGCGCACGGTCGGCATCCACGAGAGCGGCGTGGCCAAGGTCGAGGACTGGCTGGGCATCGACAACCTCTACGAATCCGTCAACACGCCGTTGGTCGGCTACCTCAACAACGCGATCAAGGCCAAGGAGCTCTACAAGAAGGACAAGGACTACGTCGTCATGGACGGCGAAGTCATGATCGTCGACGAGCACACCGGCCGTATCCTCGCGGGCCGCCGCTACAACGAGGGCATGCACCAGGCCATCGAGGCCAAGGAGCAGGTCGACATCAAGGACGAGAACCAGACGCTCGCCACGATCACCCTGCAGAACTTCTTCCGGCTGTACGACAAGCTGTCCGGCATGACCGGTACGGCCATGACCGAGGCCGCGGAGTTCCACCAGATCTACAAGCTGGGCGTCGTCCCCATTCCGACGCACCGCCCGCTGGCCCGTGCGGACCAGGCCGACCTGATCTACCGCACCGAGGTCGCCAAGTTCGACGCGGTCGTCGACGACATCGCGGAGAAGTACGAGAAGGGCCAGCCGGTCCTGGTCGGCACGACATCCGTGGAGAAGTCCGAGTACCTCTCCAAGCAGCTCAACAAGCGGGGCGTGCGCCACGAGGTCCTCAACGCCAAGCAGCACGACCGGGAGGCCGTGATCGTCGCCCAGGCGGGCCGCAGGGGCGCCGTCACGGTCGCCACGAACATGGCCGGCCGCGGCACCGACATCAAGCTCGGCGGCAACCCGGACGAGATCGCCGAGGACGAGCTGCGGGCCAAGGGCCTGGACCCGGTGGAGCACTCCGAGGAGTGGTCGGCGGCGCTGCCGGCCGCGCTGGAGCGGGCCGAGAAGGCCGTCGAGACCGAGTTCGAAGAGGTCAAGGAGCTCGGCGGCCTGTACGTGCTGGGCACCGAGCGACACGAGTCGCGTCGCATCGACAACCAGCTCCGCGGCCGTTCCGGCCGTCAGGGCGACCCGGGTGAGTCCCGGTTCTACCTCTCCCTGGGCGACGACCTGATGCGGCTGTTCAAGGCGCAGATGGTCGAGCGCGTGATGGCCATGGCCAACGTCCCGGACGACGTGCCGATCGAGAACAAGATGGTCACCCGCGCCATCGCCTCCGCCCAGTCGCAGGTCGAGCAGCAGAACTTCGAGATCCGTAAGAACGTCCTCAAGTACGACGAGGTGCTCAACCGGCAGCGCGAGGTCATCTACGGCGAGCGTCGCCGCGTCCTGGAGGGCGAGGACCTGCACGAGCAGGTGCGGCACTTCATGGACGACACGATCGAGGCGTACGTCGAGGCCGAGACGTCGGAGGGCTTCGCCGAGGAGTGGGACCTGGACCGGCTCTGGGGCGCCTTCAAGCAGCTCTATCCGGTGCAGGTGACCGTGGACGAGCTGGAGGAGGCGGCCGGCGACCTGGCCGGTGTCACCTCCGACTTCCTCATCGAGTCCATCAAGGACGACATCCACGAGCAGTACGACGCGCGGGAGAAGGAGCTCGGCTCCGAGATCATGCGCGAGCTGGAACGCCGCGTCGTGCTCTCCGTCCTGGACCGCAAGTGGCGCGAGCACCTCTACGAGATGGACTACCTCCAGGAGGGCATCGGCCTGCGTGCCATGGCGCAGAAGGATCCGCTGGTGGAGTACCAGCGCGAGGGCTTCGACATGTTCCAGGCCATGATGGAGGGCATCAAGGAGGAGTCCGTCGGCTACCTGTTCAACCTGGAGGTTCAGGTCGAACGGCAGGTCGAGGAGGTTCCCGTGGCAGAGCGCGGGGCGGCGGAGGACCGGGGCAAGAAGGACGCCGTCCCGGCAGGCGCCG